The Castor canadensis chromosome 8, mCasCan1.hap1v2, whole genome shotgun sequence genome contains a region encoding:
- the LOC109678830 gene encoding olfactory receptor 2W1, with protein sequence MMDQNNYSSLHGFILLGFSDHPKLEMILSGIVTIFYCITLVGNTAIILASFLDSHLHTPMYFFLGNLSFLDLCFTTSIIPQMLVNLWGPEKTISYVGCVIQLYVYMWLGSIECLLLAVMSYDRFTAICKPLHYLVIMNPHLCLKMIIMVWSISFANSVVLCTLTVNLPRCGNNLLDHFLCELPAMVKIACVDTTAVELYVFALGVLIVLTPLTLILLSYGYIAKAVLRMKSKAGQRKAMNTCGSHLTVVSIFYGAIIYMYLQPGNSASRDQGKFLTLFYTIITPSLNPLIYTLRNKDMKDALKKLMEVHKESAKVRRNWKS encoded by the coding sequence ATGATGGATCAAAACAATTACAGTTCTTTACATGGCTTTATTCTGCTTGGCTTCTCTGACCATCCCAAACTGGAGATGATCTTGTCAGGAATTGTCACCATCTTCTACTGCATTACCTTAgtgggtaacacagctatcattCTTGCATCTTTCCTGGATTCACACCTACACACACCGATGTACTTTTTCCTCGGGAATTTGTCTTTCCTAGATCTATGTTTCACAACTAGCATCATCCCTCAGATGCTGGTTAACTTGTGGGGACCTGAGAAGACCATAAGCTATGTGGGTTGTGTCATTCAACTCTATGTTTATATGTGGTTGGGCTCCATTGAGTGTCTTCTCTTGGCTGTTATGTCCTATGATCGATTTACAGCTATTTGTAAACCCTTGCATTATCTGGTAATCATGAATCCACATTTATGTCTCAAAATGATTATTATGGTCTGGAGTATTAGTTTTGCCAATTCTGTAGTATTGTGTACACTCACTGTGAATTTGCCTAGATGTGGAAACAATCTTCTGGATCATTTCTTGTGTGAGTTGCCAGCTATGGTGAAGATAGCTTGTGTAGACACTACAGCAGTTGAACTGTATGTTTTTGCTTTAGGCGTTCTCATTGTCCTTACACCCCTCACCCTTATTCTTTTATCCTATGGCTACATTGCCAAAGCTGTGCTGAGAATGAAGTCAAAGGCAGGACAACGAAAAGCAATGAACACCTGTGGATCTCATCTCACTGTGGTGTCAATATTCTATGGAGCTATCATCTACATGTACCTGCAACCAGGTAACAGTGCTTCCAGGGACCAGGGCAAGTTCCTCACCCTCTTCTACACCATCATCACCCCAAGTCTCAACCCCCTCATTTACACCTTAAGGAATAAGGACATGAAGGATGCACTGAAGAAGCTGATGGAAGTTCACAAGGAATCTGCAAAAGTGAGAAGGAACTGGAAGTCATAG